In a single window of the Acidobacteriota bacterium genome:
- a CDS encoding ATPase, T2SS/T4P/T4SS family, whose protein sequence is MVDKVQFEAARRTPDVDAKQVRSAVEDKGVVQEVDNALAEAVGSGATDIHFEPQPEGLIVRVRVDGAMTTVKEVPDRMKGNVLNRIKVLSGMDITKSRIPQSGFFKMMAGERRIELYVYALPTLYGECITVKVQYKQSATLRLDQLGMSPAVLTSYRKALSRTAGLYLVTGPPGSGKRTTIYGSILEVLKPNMLAMGFDPVIKYELPGMIQGKPEDRSEFTFAEAILSLFQQEPDVAYIGDILNEQEARATISGAFARRRVFARMTANDTVNAIQNIVDMGVQPFLMAASTAAVLNQRLLQRLCPSCRESYDSDEAIQKEVGLKLPPNARFFKARGCDACKGTGYQGVVAIYELYLPSEELNKMLVGKASVGEVRQRAVREGLISLKVDGVLKALAGYCTLEEVLNAL, encoded by the coding sequence ATGGTGGACAAGGTTCAGTTCGAGGCGGCTCGAAGGACGCCGGACGTGGACGCCAAGCAGGTCCGCTCGGCGGTGGAGGACAAGGGCGTCGTCCAGGAAGTGGACAACGCCCTGGCGGAGGCCGTCGGGTCCGGGGCCACGGACATCCATTTCGAGCCCCAGCCCGAGGGGCTCATCGTCCGGGTCCGGGTGGACGGGGCCATGACCACGGTGAAGGAGGTGCCCGACCGGATGAAGGGCAACGTCCTGAACCGGATCAAGGTCCTGTCCGGCATGGACATCACCAAGAGCCGCATCCCCCAGTCCGGCTTTTTCAAGATGATGGCGGGGGAACGGCGCATCGAGCTGTATGTCTACGCCCTTCCCACCCTCTACGGGGAGTGCATCACCGTGAAGGTCCAGTACAAGCAGAGCGCCACCCTGCGGCTCGACCAGTTGGGAATGAGCCCCGCGGTGCTGACCTCGTACCGGAAGGCTCTCTCCCGCACGGCGGGGCTCTACCTCGTGACGGGCCCCCCCGGATCGGGCAAGCGGACCACGATCTACGGCTCCATCCTCGAGGTCCTGAAGCCCAACATGCTCGCCATGGGCTTCGACCCGGTCATCAAGTACGAACTGCCGGGCATGATCCAGGGCAAGCCCGAGGACCGGAGCGAGTTCACCTTCGCCGAGGCCATCCTCTCCCTGTTCCAGCAGGAGCCGGACGTGGCCTACATCGGGGACATCCTCAACGAGCAGGAGGCGCGGGCCACCATTTCGGGCGCCTTCGCGCGCCGGCGCGTCTTCGCGCGCATGACCGCCAACGACACGGTGAACGCCATCCAGAACATCGTGGACATGGGCGTCCAGCCCTTTCTCATGGCGGCCTCCACGGCGGCCGTCCTGAACCAGAGGCTCCTTCAGCGGCTGTGCCCCTCCTGCCGGGAGTCCTACGATTCGGACGAGGCCATCCAGAAGGAGGTCGGTCTCAAGCTTCCCCCCAACGCGAGGTTTTTCAAGGCCAGGGGATGCGACGCTTGCAAGGGCACCGGCTACCAGGGGGTGGTGGCCATCTACGAGCTGTACCTCCCCAGCGAGGAGTTGAACAAGATGCTCGTGGGCAAGGCCTCCGTCGGAGAGGTCCGCCAGCGGGCCGTCCGGGAAGGGCTCATCTCCCTCAAGGTGGACGGGGTCCTCAAGGCCCTGGCGGGATACTGCACCCTCGAAGAGGTCCTGAACGCCCTTTAG
- a CDS encoding SpoIIE family protein phosphatase: protein MSSVPESLVRDQLQTRRRWLSRAVETGAEDPEIHRLLSAVDAALGRLDRGTFGLCKSCGDPIEQDRLAADPLLEFCLDHLSLEEQRALEADMDLASRVQAELLPRRSLSSAGWRAGHVYEPAGPVSGDYCDVLTLPDGRFFFAVGDASGKGVSASLLMAQLHALLRALLPLGLRPEETAARASHVLCESTLPSHYATLACGWASPEGDVVLVNAGHVPPLCVGKEEVRWIGASGLPLGLFCDQSFRAVEVTLRPGELLVLCTDGLTETRNPSGEEFGRARLEEAARALEGSPPEEAAAGLAAAAAAFRAGGRRADDLTVLVIQRTA, encoded by the coding sequence ATGTCATCCGTTCCCGAGTCTCTTGTCCGCGACCAGCTCCAGACCCGCCGCCGGTGGCTCAGCCGGGCCGTCGAAACGGGCGCGGAGGACCCGGAGATCCACCGCCTCCTGTCCGCCGTGGACGCCGCCCTGGGCCGCCTGGACCGAGGCACCTTCGGCCTCTGCAAGTCCTGCGGCGATCCCATCGAACAGGACCGCCTGGCGGCGGACCCCCTCCTCGAGTTCTGCCTCGACCACCTCTCCCTCGAGGAGCAGCGGGCCCTGGAGGCGGACATGGACCTGGCCTCGCGGGTCCAGGCCGAACTCCTCCCCCGACGAAGTCTCTCCTCGGCCGGGTGGCGCGCCGGCCACGTCTACGAGCCGGCGGGACCCGTCAGCGGGGACTACTGCGACGTCCTGACCCTACCCGACGGGCGGTTCTTCTTCGCCGTGGGCGACGCCTCGGGGAAGGGCGTTTCCGCGTCCCTGCTCATGGCCCAGCTTCACGCGCTCCTCAGGGCCCTCCTTCCCCTCGGACTCCGGCCGGAAGAGACCGCGGCCCGGGCCAGCCACGTCCTCTGCGAGAGCACGCTCCCGTCCCACTACGCCACGCTGGCCTGCGGATGGGCTTCGCCGGAAGGGGATGTGGTCCTGGTCAACGCGGGCCACGTCCCCCCCCTCTGCGTGGGAAAGGAGGAGGTCCGGTGGATCGGCGCCTCGGGTCTCCCCCTGGGCCTATTCTGCGACCAGAGTTTCAGGGCCGTTGAGGTGACGCTCCGGCCTGGGGAGCTCCTGGTCCTCTGCACCGACGGGCTCACGGAGACCCGGAACCCATCGGGCGAGGAGTTCGGCCGGGCCCGACTCGAAGAGGCCGCGCGGGCGCTCGAGGGTTCTCCGCCCGAAGAGGCGGCCGCCGGGCTCGCGGCGGCGGCGGCGGCCTTCCGGGCCGGGGGGCGCCGCGCCGACGACCTCACCGTCCTCGTGATCCAGCGCACGGCGTGA